From a single Schistosoma mansoni strain Puerto Rico chromosome 4, complete genome genomic region:
- a CDS encoding putative 2-deoxyglucose-6-phosphate phosphatase produces MTKVTHVIFDVDGLILDTESIYTEFTSNFLSGYNLQFDYNIKKLMMGRKPHEAGEILLKHYNLPLNADEFIQKQSEYITPERWESVQCLPGAEELIFHLASHNIPMALATGCCSYELDQKMKNHRDIMTKVSHSVCSGDDPTIKHGKPMPDIFLTTANRFKVPPDSSDNVLVFEDSPNGVEAALSAGMHVVWIPDPREPPGNFPKSISSIDISRITRLNCMSDFKPEQFGLPRFENNS; encoded by the exons ATGACTAAGGTCACTCACGTTATATTTGACGTCGATGGTCTTATTTTGGATACAGAATCCATATACACTGAGTTCACATCAAATTTTCTCAGTGGATATAATTTACAGTTCGATTATAACATAAAAAAGCTAATGATGGGAAGAAAACCTCATGAAGCCGGTGAAATACTTCTAAAACACTATAATTTGCCACTAAATGCTGATGAATTTATTCAAAAGCAGTCGGAGTACATTACTCCAGAAAGATGGGAGAGTGTTCAATGTTTACCAGGTGCAGAGGAACTTATTTTTCATCTTGCTTCACATAATATTCCTATGGCCCTGGCTACTGGTTGTTGCAGTTATGAACTTGATCAGAAAATGAAAAACCATCGGGATATAATGACTAAAGTCTCTCATTCTGTTTGCTCGGGTGACGATCCTACT ATTAAGCATGGTAAACCTATGCCGGATATATTTCTAACTACCGCTAACAGATTTAAAGTTCCTCCAGATTCCTCTGATAACGTTTTAGTGTTTGAAGACTCTCCAAATGGTGTTGAAGCCGCTCTGTCAGCTGGGATGCACGTTGTATGGATTCCTGATCCACGAGAACCACCTGGGAATTTTCCAAAATCAATTTCATCCATTGACATATCACGTATCACTAGATTAAATTGTATGTCTGATTTTAAACCTGAACAGTTTGGTCTTCCGAGGTTCGAAAACAACTCTTGA